GGGTTAGCAATACGCCTAGTAAAGCTCCAGACAGATTAACTAATTCCCCCACACCATGCTACAAGAATTTGAGCGGAGGCATATGCAATTTAGGTTACTTACTCAAAACGCTTTGAGTATTAGGCCTGGGAAATAATCAACCAAAATTGTGCTGATTTCCTGACAAGAAGGAGTTATAGTCTACCTGGGAATACCTTCCccacacaaagaaaaagaacagactGTAGCTTGCAGTTCTGCCAGAAGGCAGACTCATGCTGTCCATACCACACATAGCAATTCAAGACACTGAGTGAAGAGTATAAATCAAACACAAGCATCAAATCTACTATAAattagattattatttttctggtaGGGTACCTGTATCATCTGGTAATGTCCCCATCAGACAAATGccttcaggaaataaaatacacaatGGATTTAGAAGTCCTATGAAATGTTATGCTGGGTAGACAGATTGCCaaacaaaatgagaagcagggaaccagaaaaaaaaaagcagaactaaaAGGGAAATTTATCACAGTCAATGATCACCATTAAGAACTGAGAAAGGAaggcttttgtgttttgtgggtGTAAAATATCTGGGAGCAAAAATGATTCAAGACTGATCAGGAATCCAAAACTCTGGCTGGCATCCAGGAAGAATTAATGGCAGAAAATTAAAGAGGGAAATGTGGGCTCACACAGAATTAAGATAtgaagggggagaagaaaaggtgaaacggagaaaaaggaggatgaggCAGGGCTAGGCAGTTATGGATGACAACTTTCTACACTATTACAGATAGATTTACAAGATCATGTCAATTTCCTCCTTCGTGTAAAGTCTTCCAAGGAGCTGGTCCACACTGAACTTCATAAATTTTGCCATTTGAATGCTGCACGCAGCTTTAACTACATTACATACTATAGGTCTCACCAGATGGACCATGCTAGTTGACATTCAGACCTTCAATCTGTTACTTTTCTCTGTTGAGTGCTAACAATTGGGGATTTTTTCCAGGTAATTAGCTAAAATCATGTACAAATTACATCAATGTACCTTcttgttgctttaaaaattgagGTAAGAGGATAACTAGCCTTGAATGTACTGGAACTGGGAAAGAAATTTTGAACTTCAGTTACAAGTAGAACTAAAGTAACAGCAAGTGCATTAATAAGGACAAAAGGAATTATAAGCTCCTACACTATACTAGCACTTTGGCTTTTGAAATTATAAGACTAGCAACTAATTCTGAAATCCAATCTAAATTTTTAGTGTACTTTCTACTGTTTGCCTTAGAGAAGTCGCTGCAGAAGTACAAGCTACAGCATTGTGACAGAGTCAGATcagtgctggagcagttccacagaactggaaagaaaaaactatttaaaattacatttggcTCATAAAAAACTACTTCCACAAGGTACCATTGTCTGCCACTAATGCCCCTTCTCCTAAGAAGGACATTGTGAGCATCTCTTCTCTGGTGCTCAGACCCAGAACAGACCCTGCCCCAGCTAACCTGTCACCTGGCTTGGGGAATGGTTATTAGTCTGACAGCATGCAGCTGTACAAAGGGGAATTAGCTCTTACCCCATCAGCTCTTTCAGCAAGAGCTGGTGCAGCCCTGAGACAGATTAGGAAGTTTTATATGAGTAGCCTTACATGAGGTTTTTGCAGCAACAAGCCTTAGTCGTTGTGTCTATTTGACTACTTGTGTTGACATgtgaactgatttttaaaaaagaaaagagttttaaaaaggagaaaaaagaggtgtttaaaagctgaaatgcttGTGTTCTTGTGGTCCGAAGAACAGATTTGCAAGTCTTGCATAAGGTACTCCCAGCACAGGAGTGTGAATGAAGAGAGCGAGCCGTAAGCCCTCCTAGCAAATGTATGCTGGACAGGATGGTAATTGGTAACTATAGTCTCACCCACCATTCCCTGCTGTTTTAATCCCAGATCTGCACTGTCCACGTACTTTGAAAATATCCTCCTGGGAATACTGACAAAGACCTGTGCACTGTCCATGGCACTGGGATGACTtacaaaaaacatttgaaaatccCTCTTTTAAGCAGCCCAGctaagattttcagaagtgcattGAGTGTTTATGCACAAGGaccttcaggaaaagaaaaagcgtcttttaaagctgagattttcaaCAGTACTTAGGCTTTGTTTAGACTGGTAAACTGTGTGCAAGAGGAGTGGATCTAGACAGCAAACCGCTGGTACTGAGCAACCAACACCAGCTCTCCATGCTTCATCGCTTGGGGATCATTTCAGAGACTAGAGCTTGTCTGGTCCCATGGGCTGGATGATCATTAGTGATTAGAGTATGTTAGGTGTGTACCCGTAGCCTTGCCACAGACCCTCCTTGAAAAAGCCACTCAGAACATTACCTCTTTGAACGTTAGGCCATCCCAGCACACTTAGCATCCTTGTTAGTTGTGTATTGATATCAGCAAAATCAGCTAGTAGTAGCAAATATAAAGCATGTAGAAACTCCAAACCAACGATATCACAGTCTTAACAAATCAGAGAAATGAGCTTTCAGCCACTGAGTTCTAGAAAACCTGCATGTTGcacacaacatttttctttcaagatgtTCATCATgaaaaagaatgtaattttagCAGATAATCTTCTGACCTCAACAGCAAACAGAACCCCCAAAAGTAAATTCTCATCTGTATGTCTGCCAAAGTGAAAAAACAAGGCAGATTTAAATCAGGTAAAGATTTGGCACTCgatacttgaatattttttttatctgaaactAGAATCTATACATTGCAATGGCTCCTTACTTGGTTCAAAAAACGCCTACCAGTCTTAATGAGCAATGCTTGTACACACAGCACAGCTAAAATCATGCAAAATCTATTAGAGTAAGACATAAGCTTGGATCAATAttcacttaaaaatacatatttttcagatCAGAAAATCGatactttttaaagcaatgttaGATCAGCTACACtaatattcattattttcttttcttatatgTTAAACATATATTAGCATCTCCTTTAAAGTACAATATGAAGCCagccagttttattttctcaataaAACGTACTCTTCACTTCTGTCTAAAAGTAAGACTAGGTGTGAAATAACCTCAGATCGGCCAGACTTTAACATATCCTCTGCGCTGAGGACTCAGACGGTCTAAGGATATGAGAACCAAAAGTGAGTtacaaactgcaaagaaaaagttcAAATTTGTTCCACAGTCAAAAATCACACCTATTAAATCATAATGACATTTCTTGTTTCAAGTTGTGCCCATTCAGTTGTGTCATGCTAGTCACTGTGTTCCTGGTATTGCTTTTCAGGGAAGTCATTTGAATGGCGGAAGAGTTGCGCAAGTAGCTGGCAGATCTCTCTTGCTGAGCTTTCCTCCTGCAGCGAAGCTGGTTGTTGAAATGTCTTCTAAAACTCTCACTGAGAAAATACAGTGCAAACGGGTTGACACAAGAGTTGCAGAAGCTTAGCACTCGGGCCACTAAGGTAACAACCATATGTCCTGTCGATGGATCAATCTCATTGTAATTAAAAGATCGGTACATGTAGAGCACATGGTTAGGAAACCAGCAGATAGCAAAGAGGCCAACAAAAACTAGAACAATTTTTGCCAGGCGTTTCCGAGTTTCCATCTAAAAAGATGAAGAGAACCCAAATGAACAACAACGAATAGAACAACTCCACATAACAGACTTAATTAAAACATGTAGCATTTTGCTTTATATTAACTTTAACAACTATCGTAAGTGAGGAcagtaaaaatgctttcttcaggggctgaattactttttccatctcatttaCTTTCCTTTCCCACTTTCAGTTTACTTTCAGTGACGGACCCTAGCTGTTTGCAGTTACAGAAGGTTGCGCTTATACACAGCAAGAGTGATTCATGACCCAAGTAAACATTGGCTTTTAGCCTGAAAGCACGCATCAAAGGATGCCATTGAAATATAACCTTTTCTGATGAGATCTCAGTGCTTGGCTCGAAACCTAGCTTTAGTTAGAAAGCTATTTAGAAAccatttgctttgaaatgtagAGACACCGTGAGTGAAGTGTAGAGTCATTGCTAGGGTTTTAGCTGTACAATGGTAGTTACATCCCATtattttgcctgaaatgccTCAGCTTGCACCTCTCTCCTAGGCAAACCGCCAGAACTGCGTTGCACAGTCTGAAGCACCTTAATTCCAGGGTAAGGTGAAAGGTTCAGTTAATCTTCAATAATGACATGAAAGAAATGTACCTTAATTGCAGTGCTAAAGTATAATTGAATTACAATGTAGATAGTGAGAGTGGCTGAAAAGTTGACAGGAAATGAGCCTACAGAGCGGTTCCAAActgagagagggagggaaactGGCAAGGTAGAAGGCACCCAAGGGAGGCCTTCTTCCCAGGAGATTTATTATGTATATCAGGTACCAAAGTTTTGCAGAGGCAGGAAAATTTTCTGGCTTTGGTCAATTTTCTATCAATTTTAACCTGAAAAATTCAAGTGAATCTATTCTAACAGGGTTTCAAAATCTGTGAAATACATCTGTAAGTAGATTTCTTGGCTCCGCCTAAATCAAAACCAGTGGGGAATTCACAAAAGGCGGGAAAACTCTGCCATTCCAATTGGGTAGGATTTGCACTCAGCCAGATTGCAAAGGCAGACTAAAAGGCACAGAGGCATAGGGTGAATATTACACTTCTGTACTATGGCCTAAAGAAACGTGAGTTGATAGCAATAGTCTGAATTCACTTTCTCTTGCTGGGAATTTTCTATTCCTCTGAGCCTCATagattaccaaaaagaaaaaaaaacctaagtagaatgaaaaaatgtgttcttactttgaaaatacatgtGGGTTCGGAAATGtgatataaattaaatattgtttCCATCCTGAGGGTTCAACCAAAAGGCTCTCtatatttcacaggaaaataaaatactacagGAAGTGCTAATATGTATGCATTTTTGACAAGAAACAGGCTAGAGTAGAAATGAATGCTGGGCAAAAAGGACATGAGGGAATGTagtctttccttttaaaagaatatgTACATGCTATATATGCAAAGAGTTTCAGTGAGtataaagacattttctaaaACATTGGCTGAGAAAACCCTTCCAAATTGTTTTAATGggtgtaaatatttttctctatcaATATCAACGCTTTTGTAAAGTGGTTGAGGCACTTCCATTGTAAAAGCTGTTTGTATATATAACTGTTCCTGCTAACGAACAGCCGGTTGCTATCTTATTGTTTCCCGTGCCTTACAGGGAAGATCACTTTGTCCAGC
The DNA window shown above is from Grus americana isolate bGruAme1 chromosome 3, bGruAme1.mat, whole genome shotgun sequence and carries:
- the NMBR gene encoding neuromedin-B receptor isoform X2, whose amino-acid sequence is MDIQTSSAVLWTCVKAIAIWVMSMLLAVPEVVFSQLAHINDTNNATFTACIPYPMTDDMHPKIHSVLIFLVYFLIPLAIITIYYYHIAKSLITSAHNIPGEYSEHSKRQMETRKRLAKIVLVFVGLFAICWFPNHVLYMYRSFNYNEIDPSTGHMVVTLVARVLSFCNSCVNPFALYFLSESFRRHFNNQLRCRRKAQQERSASYLRNSSAIQMTSLKSNTRNTVTSMTQLNGHNLKQEMSL